The Nodosilinea sp. PGN35 genome includes a region encoding these proteins:
- the bchM gene encoding magnesium protoporphyrin IX methyltransferase — protein MTATDDKTVVREYFNATGFDRWQRIYGDGEVNKVQLDIRKGHQRTVDTLMGWLKSDGNLAGLTCCDAGCGVGSLAIPLALAGAQVYASDISAKMVEEARQRAEAALGGKNLPTFEVKDLEELAGRYHTVICLDVLIHYPQEQMQSMIGHLGSLAESRLILSFAPKTMFYSALKKVGEFFPGPSKATRAYLHREADIVKALEADGWRIERRAMTKSQFYFSRLLEAVRDQ, from the coding sequence ATGACTGCCACTGACGACAAGACCGTAGTTCGCGAATACTTCAATGCCACCGGCTTCGATCGCTGGCAGCGCATCTATGGGGATGGGGAGGTCAACAAGGTGCAGCTCGACATTCGCAAAGGGCATCAGCGCACCGTAGATACGCTGATGGGCTGGCTAAAGAGTGACGGCAACCTGGCCGGGCTGACCTGCTGCGATGCGGGCTGCGGTGTGGGCAGTTTGGCCATTCCCCTGGCTCTGGCGGGGGCTCAGGTCTACGCCAGCGACATCTCCGCCAAAATGGTTGAGGAGGCCCGCCAGCGGGCGGAGGCAGCCCTAGGGGGCAAAAATCTGCCCACCTTTGAGGTCAAAGACCTGGAGGAGTTGGCCGGTCGCTATCACACGGTAATCTGCTTAGACGTGCTGATTCACTACCCCCAGGAGCAGATGCAGAGCATGATCGGCCACCTAGGATCGCTGGCCGAGTCGCGGTTGATTCTCAGCTTTGCGCCCAAGACGATGTTTTACAGCGCTCTGAAGAAGGTGGGGGAATTCTTTCCGGGGCCGAGTAAGGCAACGCGGGCCTACCTGCACCGGGAAGCCGACATCGTCAAGGCTCTGGAGGCCGACGGCTGGCGCATTGAGCGGCGGGCGATGACCAAATCTCAGTTTTACTTTTCGCGCCTGCTAGAGGCGGTTAGAGACCAGTAG
- the purE gene encoding 5-(carboxyamino)imidazole ribonucleotide mutase, with amino-acid sequence MATPETGPEIGIIMGSDSDLPTMAAAIEVCVEFGVAHEVAIVSAHRTPERMVSYAQTARDRGLKVIIAGAGGAAHLPGMVAALTPLPVVGVPVVSRTMQGLDSLYSIVQMPAGIPVATVAIGNATNAGLLAVQILATGRPALLDQVAQYRRALEATVMAKQQKLDHLGPQGYLQSQG; translated from the coding sequence ATGGCTACTCCTGAAACTGGCCCTGAAATTGGCATCATCATGGGCAGCGACTCAGACCTGCCGACCATGGCCGCCGCCATTGAGGTCTGCGTCGAGTTTGGGGTGGCCCACGAAGTGGCCATTGTGTCGGCTCACCGCACTCCCGAGCGCATGGTGAGCTATGCCCAAACCGCCCGCGATCGCGGCCTCAAGGTGATCATCGCCGGGGCGGGAGGGGCTGCTCACCTGCCCGGCATGGTTGCCGCGCTCACCCCGCTGCCGGTGGTTGGCGTACCCGTGGTCAGCCGCACCATGCAGGGGCTAGACTCGCTGTACTCCATCGTGCAGATGCCAGCGGGCATTCCGGTGGCGACGGTGGCCATTGGCAATGCCACCAACGCCGGGCTGCTAGCGGTGCAGATCTTAGCCACCGGTCGCCCCGCCCTACTCGACCAGGTCGCCCAGTACCGCCGCGCGCTAGAGGCGACAGTCATGGCTAAACAACAAAAACTCGACCATCTCGGCCCCCAGGGCTACCTGCAAAGTCAGGGCTAG
- a CDS encoding ammonium transporter has product MSNLVLRNRSKFRRRSKPGFWSASVPPFDQAFKRLFSRVGGWAWVACIPLTLVILAVWGVAAQAQDELTVDDLQTTLDNIWVLVAAFLVIFMNAGFGMLETGFCRQKNAVNVLTKNLIVFALATLSFWFIGFSLMFGASGNGWVGWGNFFLGGEAELYGLDSTAGLSKDTFFLFQAAFAGTAATIVSGAVAERIKLVDFIIFSLLLTAIAYPISGHWLWGGGWLADLGFHDFAGSTIVHSVGGWAALMGAAFLGPRMGKYTSEGQVSALPGHNLSIATLGCLILWLGWFGFNPGSQLAADLAVPYIAVTTNLAAAAGGVAATATSWALSGKPDLSMTINGILAGLVGVTAGCFVVGYAGAFWIGLIAGILVVFSVGFFDSIKIDDPVGATSVHLVCGIWGTLAVGLFANPNNFTQAGDAEAISGLFYGGGIGQLGVQILGILTIGLFTVVASSIFWLILKAVLGLRVSAEEEMKGLDIGEHGMEAYSGFLKDTSDMTGVM; this is encoded by the coding sequence ATGTCTAATTTAGTGTTGCGTAATCGTTCTAAGTTCCGGAGGCGGTCTAAACCCGGCTTCTGGAGCGCCAGCGTGCCGCCCTTTGACCAGGCGTTTAAGCGTCTGTTTAGCCGCGTAGGCGGCTGGGCTTGGGTGGCCTGCATCCCCCTGACGCTGGTCATTTTGGCTGTGTGGGGAGTTGCGGCCCAGGCTCAAGATGAGCTGACCGTAGATGACCTGCAAACCACCCTAGACAACATCTGGGTGCTGGTTGCTGCTTTCCTCGTAATTTTCATGAATGCCGGTTTCGGCATGCTGGAAACGGGCTTCTGTCGGCAAAAAAATGCCGTCAACGTGCTGACCAAGAACCTGATCGTCTTCGCCCTGGCGACCCTGTCGTTCTGGTTCATTGGCTTTTCGCTGATGTTCGGTGCCAGCGGCAACGGCTGGGTGGGCTGGGGGAACTTCTTCCTCGGTGGCGAGGCCGAGCTGTACGGCCTAGACAGCACCGCTGGTCTTTCCAAAGATACCTTCTTCCTGTTCCAGGCCGCTTTTGCCGGTACCGCCGCCACCATCGTGTCGGGGGCCGTGGCCGAGCGCATCAAGCTGGTTGATTTTATTATCTTCAGCCTTTTGCTGACCGCTATTGCCTATCCCATCAGCGGCCACTGGCTCTGGGGCGGTGGCTGGCTGGCCGATCTGGGCTTCCACGACTTTGCGGGTTCGACCATTGTGCACTCCGTAGGCGGCTGGGCGGCTCTCATGGGTGCGGCTTTTCTTGGCCCCCGCATGGGTAAGTACACCTCTGAGGGCCAGGTCAGTGCGCTCCCCGGCCACAACCTGAGCATTGCCACCCTGGGCTGCTTGATTCTCTGGCTGGGCTGGTTTGGGTTTAACCCCGGCTCTCAGCTGGCTGCCGATCTGGCTGTGCCCTACATTGCGGTAACCACTAACCTGGCCGCCGCTGCGGGTGGTGTGGCGGCTACCGCCACCTCCTGGGCGCTGAGCGGCAAGCCCGACCTGTCGATGACCATCAACGGCATTCTGGCGGGTCTGGTAGGCGTCACGGCGGGCTGTTTCGTGGTCGGCTATGCTGGTGCGTTCTGGATTGGTCTGATTGCGGGCATCTTGGTGGTGTTCTCGGTGGGCTTCTTCGACAGCATCAAGATTGATGACCCCGTGGGCGCAACTTCTGTGCACCTGGTGTGCGGTATCTGGGGCACTCTGGCGGTGGGCTTGTTTGCCAACCCCAACAACTTCACCCAGGCTGGCGATGCTGAGGCCATCAGCGGTCTTTTCTACGGTGGTGGAATTGGTCAGCTGGGGGTACAAATCCTCGGTATTTTGACCATTGGTCTGTTCACCGTCGTGGCTTCTTCCATCTTCTGGCTCATTCTCAAGGCTGTCTTGGGTCTGCGGGTCAGCGCGGAAGAAGAAATGAAGGGTCTAGATATCGGTGAGCACGGCATGGAGGCCTACAGCGGCTTCCTGAAGGACACTAGCGATATGACTGGTGTGATGTAG
- a CDS encoding DICT sensory domain-containing protein: MSNSTSVVEELLTAIPQLRPSLYFKTSLTALSHAMEDHVLAGTAKFLVIASFQQERFYLQEANRYLRIAELSDQVYVLSALGTSFVSRSDNYETVAFDIDDALTQEWHLVVVGADYSACLICRERSPVPAIDGPHLDQTRRFEGVWTQDRYVSQRAAALLLDRIAGYRSDLSDKVAIARQRYIDPTLTPTERLDGSGGPDPFTQRLVTYLQAGQYKLLKAYKAITAQERRERLVNSITSVVRQSLNADEIFAKAAQELGQALHVCRCLIYPCSATDATVVIAHQHLNGAVESLLGETWPLATNPLFDYIQDTKEIVAIADTQDRASPFRYELEGIQPLIERWQIQSWLIVPLTYQDRLVGMIELHHCQPQPYDWSEDDTALVDAIATQLSVAIIQAEAYANLQDLNQQLEALDRTRANLIAITGHELRTPLSTIQVCLESLATEPDMPNELRQIMLQSALEDAERMRKLVQDFLTLSRLESGRVEWNLESLSIQECVDLALSSIHGSQDSADIPTIKVKIPKQVPLVRADGEWLVEVLAKLLDNAQKFTPATGKITIQVTRSSPTHLQVTVADTGRGIEPSRLHVVFDRFYQEEGALRRTTGGTGLGLAMCRQIVEGLGGTIWAESEGKNKGSQFHFTIPIAQGKLDSRSSRSAGTKKKQPATLPGNPSVLLDD; this comes from the coding sequence ATGAGCAATTCCACATCTGTAGTGGAAGAATTGTTAACCGCAATTCCCCAGCTGAGACCTAGCCTCTACTTCAAGACGTCTCTGACGGCGTTGTCCCACGCCATGGAAGATCACGTGCTGGCGGGGACGGCGAAGTTTTTAGTGATTGCCAGTTTTCAGCAAGAGCGGTTTTATTTGCAGGAGGCCAACCGCTACCTGCGCATTGCCGAGCTGAGCGATCAGGTCTACGTGCTGTCGGCCCTGGGTACGAGCTTTGTCAGCCGCTCTGACAACTACGAAACCGTTGCCTTTGACATCGACGATGCCCTCACCCAGGAGTGGCACCTGGTGGTGGTGGGGGCCGACTACAGCGCCTGTTTAATTTGCCGGGAGCGATCGCCGGTACCGGCCATAGACGGCCCCCACCTCGACCAAACCCGCCGGTTTGAGGGAGTTTGGACTCAGGATCGCTACGTCAGCCAGCGGGCAGCGGCTCTGCTGCTCGATCGCATTGCCGGCTACCGCTCCGATCTGTCTGACAAAGTTGCGATCGCCCGCCAGCGCTACATTGACCCCACCCTCACCCCCACCGAGCGCCTCGACGGCAGCGGTGGCCCCGACCCCTTTACCCAGCGCCTGGTCACCTACCTCCAGGCGGGGCAGTACAAGCTGCTCAAGGCCTACAAGGCGATTACGGCCCAGGAGCGGCGCGAGCGCCTGGTCAACTCTATTACCTCGGTGGTGCGGCAGTCGCTCAACGCCGACGAAATTTTTGCCAAAGCAGCTCAGGAACTCGGCCAGGCGCTGCACGTGTGCCGCTGCCTGATCTACCCCTGTAGCGCCACCGACGCCACGGTGGTCATTGCCCACCAGCACCTCAACGGCGCGGTGGAGTCGCTGCTGGGGGAAACCTGGCCCCTGGCAACCAACCCTCTGTTCGACTACATCCAAGACACCAAAGAAATTGTGGCGATCGCCGATACCCAGGATCGCGCATCGCCCTTTCGCTACGAGCTAGAGGGTATCCAGCCCCTGATTGAGCGGTGGCAAATTCAGTCGTGGCTGATTGTGCCCCTCACCTACCAAGACCGCCTGGTGGGCATGATTGAGCTGCACCACTGCCAGCCCCAGCCCTACGACTGGAGCGAAGACGATACGGCCCTGGTGGATGCGATCGCCACCCAGCTCAGCGTCGCGATCATCCAGGCCGAGGCCTACGCCAACCTGCAAGATCTCAACCAGCAGCTCGAAGCCCTCGATCGCACCCGCGCCAACCTGATTGCCATCACCGGCCACGAGCTGCGTACTCCCCTCTCCACCATTCAGGTGTGCCTCGAAAGTCTGGCCACCGAGCCCGACATGCCCAACGAGCTGCGGCAGATTATGCTGCAATCGGCCCTCGAAGATGCCGAGCGCATGCGCAAGCTGGTGCAGGACTTCCTCACCCTGTCGCGGCTGGAAAGCGGTCGCGTCGAGTGGAATTTGGAGTCGCTGTCCATTCAAGAGTGCGTCGATCTGGCCCTCAGCAGCATTCACGGCAGCCAGGACAGCGCCGACATTCCTACGATTAAAGTCAAAATTCCCAAGCAGGTGCCCCTGGTGCGGGCCGACGGCGAATGGCTGGTCGAGGTGCTGGCCAAACTGCTCGACAACGCCCAAAAATTTACTCCCGCCACCGGCAAAATCACCATTCAGGTGACCCGCTCTAGCCCCACCCATCTGCAAGTCACCGTAGCCGACACCGGACGCGGCATTGAGCCCAGCCGCCTGCACGTTGTGTTTGACCGCTTTTACCAGGAAGAGGGAGCGCTGCGCCGCACCACCGGGGGCACCGGGCTGGGCCTGGCCATGTGTCGTCAAATTGTGGAGGGGCTGGGCGGCACCATCTGGGCCGAGTCGGAGGGCAAAAACAAGGGCAGTCAGTTTCATTTCACCATTCCCATCGCCCAGGGCAAGCTCGACAGCCGCAGCAGTCGCTCGGCGGGGACGAAAAAAAAGCAGCCCGCTACCCTGCCGGGCAATCCCTCGGTGCTGCTCGATGACTAA